In Citrus sinensis cultivar Valencia sweet orange chromosome 2, DVS_A1.0, whole genome shotgun sequence, a single genomic region encodes these proteins:
- the LOC102622807 gene encoding uncharacterized protein LOC102622807, with protein sequence MAIDVIFSEISSPRISFSHDLNNKTDAASIIIEARQHDSSTSDFDFCIGNNSFLQELSSADELFSNGRILPMQIKKQQITTKKQTHHPHHQPEPCTEKKRLKELLSMSDLDDEVLAKPSSKSFWQFKRSSSLNCESTRSKSLIRSLQFLSRSNSTGSAPNPKPTTSTVISKESQKQNLKRQPSVSRKSTMSSSSSYSGTYYYSSSTQKPPLKKCGSYNGHNGVRISPVLNIPPPFISNATVSLFGFGSLFCNGKVKKKKR encoded by the coding sequence ATGGCAATTGATGTAATTTTCTCTGAGATTTCAAGCCCTCGTATTTCATTCTCACATGATCTCAACAACAAGACAGATGCTGCATCCATTATTATTGAAGCCCGTCAACATGATTCATCGActtctgattttgatttctGCATTGGCAATAATAGCTTTCTCCAGGAATTATCTTCTGCTGATGAGCTTTTCTCAAATGGCAGGATTCTTCCAATGCAAATCAAGAAACAACAAATCACCACAAAAAAGCAAACCCATCACcctcatcatcaacctgaGCCTTGTACAGAAAAGAAGAGACTGAAAGAGCTTTTATCAATGAGTGATCTTGATGATGAAGTATTAGCCAAGCCCTCATCAAAATCTTTCTGGCAATTCAAAAGAAGCAGCAGCCTCAATTGTGAAAGCACCAGAAGCAAGAGCCTAATCCGGTCATTACAGTTTCTCTCAAGAAGCAACTCAACCGGTTCAGCACCAAATCCAAAACCAACAACATCAACAGTGATTTCAAAAGAATCCCAGAAGCAGAATTTGAAAAGACAGCCATCAGTTTCAAGAAAATCAACAATGTCGTCGTCATCAAGTTATTCCGGcacatattattattcttcatCAACGCAAAAGCCTCCTTTAAAGAAGTGTGGATCTTACAATGGCCATAATGGAGTTCGAATCAGTCCGGTTTTAAACATCCCTCCTCCATTCATTTCCAATGCAACTGTGAGTCTCTTTGGTTTTGGTTCACTTTTCTGTAACGGCAAggttaaaaagaagaagagatag
- the LOC102622502 gene encoding glutamine--tRNA ligase isoform X2, which yields MVGVSKGDKSEILELFLKIGLDDRTAKNTIANNKVTANLTAVIHEAAVTDGCERRIGNLLYTVATKYPTNALVHRPTLLLYIVSSKIKTPAQLEAAFSFFASTGSENFEVDEFEEACGVGVEVSSEDIELTVNEVFEENKNTILELRYRTNVGDLFAHVRKRLPWADPKIVKQLIDARMYELLGERTAADIEKLSKKKEKKEKKEKPEKDEDKKFANDAPVQLPEEDLFPISNFPPPEENYKVHTEIPFSDGSVLICCNTKEVLDKHLEVTGGNVLTRFPPEPNGYLHIGHAKAMFVDFGLAKERGGYCYLRYDDTNPEAEKKEYIDHIEEIVQWMGWEPFKITYTSDYFQELYELAVELIRRGHAYVDHQTPEEIKEYREKKMNSPWRDRPIAESLKLFEDMRNGRIEEGKATLRMKQDMQNDNFNMYDLIAYRIKFTPHPHAGDKWCIYPSYDYAHCIVDSIENITHSLCTLEFETRRASYFWLLHALGLYQPYVWEYSRLNVSNTVMSKRKLNFLVTNKYVDGWDDPCLMTLAGLRRRGVTSTSINAFVQGIGISRSDSLIRLDRLEYHIREELNKTAPRTMVVLNPLKVVITNMESGTIMHLDAKRWPDAQADDASAFYKVPFSNVVYIEHSDFRMKDSKDYYGLAPGKSVLLRYAFPIKCTEVILSDDKETILHIRAEYDPSKKTKPKGVLHWVAEPSPGVNPLRVEVRLFEKLFNSENPAELDDWLSDLNPDSKVVIPEAYAEPSLHSAAVGDRFQFERLGYFAVDKDSTPEKLVFNRTVTLKDSFPKGGK from the exons ATGGTTGGGGTTTCTAAGGGCGACAAATCGGAAATCCTGGAGTTGTTCTTAAAAATCGGCCTCGACGATCGAACGGCCAAAAACACAATTGCTAATAACAAAGTTACCGCCAATCTGACTGCCGTCATTCATGAG GCCGCTGTTACCGACGGATGTGAACGAAGGATTGGGAATTTGCTTTACACG GTTGCTACGAAGTACCCGACAAACGCACTTGTACATCGTCCAACTTTGCTGCTGTATATTGTCTCCTCAAAG ATTAAAACCCCAGCCCAGTTAGAAGCAGCATTCTCATTTTTTGCGAGTACTggttcagaaaattttgaagtggATGAATTTGAAGAAGCCTGCGGTGTTG GGGTTGAAGTTTCCTCGGAAGATATCGAACTGACTGTTAATGAAGTATTTGAAGAGAACAAGAACACGATTTTAGAGCTACGTTATCGAACTAATG tGGGTGATTTGTTTGCACATGTCCGGAAGAGGCTTCCATGGGCTGATCCCAAGATTGTCAAG CAACTCATAGATGCTAGAATGTATGAATTACTTGGTGAAAGGACAGCAGCAGATATTGAGAAGCTTTCTaaaaagaaggagaagaaggagaagaaggaaaagCCTGAAAAAGATGAG gataaaaaatttgcaaaTGATGCTCCTGTGCAGCTGCCTGAAGAAGATCTTTTTCCAATTTCGAATTTCCCTCCACCAGAAGAGAACTACAAG GTACATACTGAGATACCCTTCAGTGATGGCTCTGTGTTGATATGCTGCAATACGAAAGAGGTGCTTGACAAGCACTTGGAAGTGACTGGGGGGAATGTCTTAACTCGCTTTCCACCTGAACCAAATGGTTATCTACATATTGGTCATGCAAAG GCAATGTTTGTTGACTTTGGTTTGGCAAAAGAGAGAGGTGGATATTGCTACCTAAG ATATGATGATACAAACCCCGAAGCCGAGAAGAAAGAATATATTGACCATATTGAAGAAATAGTTCAGTGGATGGGTTGGGAGCCATTCAAG ATCACTTATACCAGTGACTATTTCCAAGAACTGTATGAATTAGCCGTGGAGCTGATAAGGAGAGGTCACGCCTATGTTGATCATCAG ACTCCCGAAGAGATCAAGGAGTacagggaaaagaaaatgaacagCCCATGGAGGGATAGACCAATTGCAGAATCATTGAAACTATTTGAAGACATGAGAAATGGCCGGATCGAGGAAGGTAAAGCAACACTTAGGATGAAACAGGACATgcaaaatgacaattttaacaTGTATGACCTCATTGCTTATCGAATCAAG TTTACTCCTCATCCACATGCAGGTGACAAGTGGTGTATCTATCCAAGTTATGATTATGCTCACTGCATTGTGGATTCTATTGAGAATATTACGCATTCG CTCTGTACACTTGAATTTGAGACACGACGTGCTtcttatttttggttattacaTGCATTGGGCCTTTATCAACCTTATGTGTGGGAGTACTCACGGTTGAATGTTTCAAACACTGTGATGTCCAAGCGCAAG TTAAACTTTTTGGTAACAAACAAATATGTTGATGGTTGGGATGATCCTTGTCTTATGACACTAGCTGGTCTAAGACGTAGAGGTGTGACTTCAACTTCTATTAATGCTTTTGTTCAAGGGATTGGAATCTCACGAAG TGATAGTCTAATTCGTTTGGATCGCCTGGAGTATCATATAAGAGAGGAACTAAACAAAACAGCACCTCGCACAATGGTTGTGTTGAATCCTCTCAAG GTGGTTATTACTAACATGGAATCTGGCACAATTATGCATCTTGACGCCAAAAGATGGCCTGATGCTCAAGCAGATGATGCATCAGCTTTCTACAAG GTTCCCTTTTCAAACGTTGTGTACATTGAGCATTCTGATTTTCGAATGAAAGATTCAAAAGATTATTATGGCCTTGCTCCTGGTAAATCTGTCCTACTCAG ATATGCATTCCCTATAAAGTGCACGGAAGTGATTTTATCTGATGATAAAGAAACCATTCTTCACATCCGGGCTGAATATGATCCTtccaaaaagacaaaaccaAAG GGAGTTCTTCACTGGGTTGCTGAGCCTTCCCCTGGTGTCAATCCACTAAGGGTGGAAGTCAGattgtttgaaaaattgtTCAACTCTGAG AATCCTGCAGAACTTGATGATTGGCTTTCTGATTTGAATCCGGATTCCAAAGTGGTGATTCCTGAAGCATATGCAGAACCATCACTTCACAGTGCTGCTGTCGGGGACAGATTCCAATTTGAAAGGCTAG GGTACTTTGCAGTTGATAAGGATTCCACTCCGGAGAAACTTGTTTTCAACCGGACAGTCACACTAAAAGATAGCTTTCCCAAAGGTGGGAAGTAG
- the LOC102623112 gene encoding uncharacterized protein LOC102623112 translates to MVFSEELMAMGTARSSSKPLHNFTLPYLKWGHQRHLRCMKVEDSSPSSPSVDHRPRRRSREFEFDDSGRHKGKVLLKSNGVDGGAEEEEGIDAVREKIMNDLKTAADKMKDQILREEVYEEEIMEDTHVAAAAVEAAEVRPWNLRTRRAACKAPNKGFRIEEKKPNSSPVNTEIGAKSPKLQRGEKEIKKERPKFAVSLMRKEIEEDFMEMVGHRPPRRPKKRPRIVQKQMDSLFPGLWLTEVTVDSYKVPELADNGKR, encoded by the exons ATGGTGTTTAGCGAGGAGTTGATGGCGATGGGAACCGCGAGATCATCATCGAAGCCGCTTCACAACTTCACGCTGCCGTATCTTAAGTGGGGCCATCAGCGGCATCTCCGTTGCATGAAAGTTGAAGACTCTTCGCCGTCTTCGCCGTCTGTCGATCACCGTCCCCGACGCCGATCGAgggaatttgaatttgatgactCGGGACGTCATAAAGGAAAGGTTTTGTTGAAATCGAATGGCGTTGACGGTGgtgcagaagaagaagaagggatTGACGCTGTGAGAGAGAAGATTATGAATGATCTCAAAACGGCGGCTGATAAGATGAAAGATCAAATTTTGAGGGAGGAAGTGTATGAAGAAGAGATAATGGAAGATACTCACGTAGCGGCTGCTGCTGTGGAGGCGGCGGAGGTCAGGCCGTGGAATCTTCGAACTCGGCGGGCGGCGTGTAAGGCTCCCAATAAGGGATTTAGAATCGAGGAGAAGAAACCCAATTCATCGCCGGTTAATACTGAAATTGGCGCCAAATCGCCGAAGCTGCAACGAGGAGAGAAGGAGATTAAGAAGGAGAGACCGAAATTTGCTGTGAGTTTGATGAGGAAAGAGATCGAGGAAGATTTTATGGAGATGGTAGGCCATAGGCCGCCGAGGAGGCCGAAGAAGAGACCCAGAATTGTACAGAAGCAAATGGAT TCTTTATTTCCCGGATTGTGGTTGACGGAGGTGACTGTTGATTCCTATAAAGTGCCGGAGTTAGCCGATAACGGCAAG AGGTAG
- the LOC102622502 gene encoding glutamine--tRNA ligase isoform X1, translating to MVGVSKGDKSEILELFLKIGLDDRTAKNTIANNKVTANLTAVIHEAAVTDGCERRIGNLLYTVATKYPTNALVHRPTLLLYIVSSKIKTPAQLEAAFSFFASTGSENFEVDEFEEACGVGVEVSSEDIELTVNEVFEENKNTILELRYRTNVGDLFAHVRKRLPWADPKIVKQLIDARMYELLGERTAADIEKLSKKKEKKEKKEKPEKDEDKKFANDAPVQLPEEDLFPISNFPPPEENYKQVHTEIPFSDGSVLICCNTKEVLDKHLEVTGGNVLTRFPPEPNGYLHIGHAKAMFVDFGLAKERGGYCYLRYDDTNPEAEKKEYIDHIEEIVQWMGWEPFKITYTSDYFQELYELAVELIRRGHAYVDHQTPEEIKEYREKKMNSPWRDRPIAESLKLFEDMRNGRIEEGKATLRMKQDMQNDNFNMYDLIAYRIKFTPHPHAGDKWCIYPSYDYAHCIVDSIENITHSLCTLEFETRRASYFWLLHALGLYQPYVWEYSRLNVSNTVMSKRKLNFLVTNKYVDGWDDPCLMTLAGLRRRGVTSTSINAFVQGIGISRSDSLIRLDRLEYHIREELNKTAPRTMVVLNPLKVVITNMESGTIMHLDAKRWPDAQADDASAFYKVPFSNVVYIEHSDFRMKDSKDYYGLAPGKSVLLRYAFPIKCTEVILSDDKETILHIRAEYDPSKKTKPKGVLHWVAEPSPGVNPLRVEVRLFEKLFNSENPAELDDWLSDLNPDSKVVIPEAYAEPSLHSAAVGDRFQFERLGYFAVDKDSTPEKLVFNRTVTLKDSFPKGGK from the exons ATGGTTGGGGTTTCTAAGGGCGACAAATCGGAAATCCTGGAGTTGTTCTTAAAAATCGGCCTCGACGATCGAACGGCCAAAAACACAATTGCTAATAACAAAGTTACCGCCAATCTGACTGCCGTCATTCATGAG GCCGCTGTTACCGACGGATGTGAACGAAGGATTGGGAATTTGCTTTACACG GTTGCTACGAAGTACCCGACAAACGCACTTGTACATCGTCCAACTTTGCTGCTGTATATTGTCTCCTCAAAG ATTAAAACCCCAGCCCAGTTAGAAGCAGCATTCTCATTTTTTGCGAGTACTggttcagaaaattttgaagtggATGAATTTGAAGAAGCCTGCGGTGTTG GGGTTGAAGTTTCCTCGGAAGATATCGAACTGACTGTTAATGAAGTATTTGAAGAGAACAAGAACACGATTTTAGAGCTACGTTATCGAACTAATG tGGGTGATTTGTTTGCACATGTCCGGAAGAGGCTTCCATGGGCTGATCCCAAGATTGTCAAG CAACTCATAGATGCTAGAATGTATGAATTACTTGGTGAAAGGACAGCAGCAGATATTGAGAAGCTTTCTaaaaagaaggagaagaaggagaagaaggaaaagCCTGAAAAAGATGAG gataaaaaatttgcaaaTGATGCTCCTGTGCAGCTGCCTGAAGAAGATCTTTTTCCAATTTCGAATTTCCCTCCACCAGAAGAGAACTACAAG CAGGTACATACTGAGATACCCTTCAGTGATGGCTCTGTGTTGATATGCTGCAATACGAAAGAGGTGCTTGACAAGCACTTGGAAGTGACTGGGGGGAATGTCTTAACTCGCTTTCCACCTGAACCAAATGGTTATCTACATATTGGTCATGCAAAG GCAATGTTTGTTGACTTTGGTTTGGCAAAAGAGAGAGGTGGATATTGCTACCTAAG ATATGATGATACAAACCCCGAAGCCGAGAAGAAAGAATATATTGACCATATTGAAGAAATAGTTCAGTGGATGGGTTGGGAGCCATTCAAG ATCACTTATACCAGTGACTATTTCCAAGAACTGTATGAATTAGCCGTGGAGCTGATAAGGAGAGGTCACGCCTATGTTGATCATCAG ACTCCCGAAGAGATCAAGGAGTacagggaaaagaaaatgaacagCCCATGGAGGGATAGACCAATTGCAGAATCATTGAAACTATTTGAAGACATGAGAAATGGCCGGATCGAGGAAGGTAAAGCAACACTTAGGATGAAACAGGACATgcaaaatgacaattttaacaTGTATGACCTCATTGCTTATCGAATCAAG TTTACTCCTCATCCACATGCAGGTGACAAGTGGTGTATCTATCCAAGTTATGATTATGCTCACTGCATTGTGGATTCTATTGAGAATATTACGCATTCG CTCTGTACACTTGAATTTGAGACACGACGTGCTtcttatttttggttattacaTGCATTGGGCCTTTATCAACCTTATGTGTGGGAGTACTCACGGTTGAATGTTTCAAACACTGTGATGTCCAAGCGCAAG TTAAACTTTTTGGTAACAAACAAATATGTTGATGGTTGGGATGATCCTTGTCTTATGACACTAGCTGGTCTAAGACGTAGAGGTGTGACTTCAACTTCTATTAATGCTTTTGTTCAAGGGATTGGAATCTCACGAAG TGATAGTCTAATTCGTTTGGATCGCCTGGAGTATCATATAAGAGAGGAACTAAACAAAACAGCACCTCGCACAATGGTTGTGTTGAATCCTCTCAAG GTGGTTATTACTAACATGGAATCTGGCACAATTATGCATCTTGACGCCAAAAGATGGCCTGATGCTCAAGCAGATGATGCATCAGCTTTCTACAAG GTTCCCTTTTCAAACGTTGTGTACATTGAGCATTCTGATTTTCGAATGAAAGATTCAAAAGATTATTATGGCCTTGCTCCTGGTAAATCTGTCCTACTCAG ATATGCATTCCCTATAAAGTGCACGGAAGTGATTTTATCTGATGATAAAGAAACCATTCTTCACATCCGGGCTGAATATGATCCTtccaaaaagacaaaaccaAAG GGAGTTCTTCACTGGGTTGCTGAGCCTTCCCCTGGTGTCAATCCACTAAGGGTGGAAGTCAGattgtttgaaaaattgtTCAACTCTGAG AATCCTGCAGAACTTGATGATTGGCTTTCTGATTTGAATCCGGATTCCAAAGTGGTGATTCCTGAAGCATATGCAGAACCATCACTTCACAGTGCTGCTGTCGGGGACAGATTCCAATTTGAAAGGCTAG GGTACTTTGCAGTTGATAAGGATTCCACTCCGGAGAAACTTGTTTTCAACCGGACAGTCACACTAAAAGATAGCTTTCCCAAAGGTGGGAAGTAG
- the LOC102627119 gene encoding mannose-6-phosphate isomerase 1-like, which produces MAENNNTEIKKRKRMINKPLRLQCAVKNYNWGIVGNKSHVSRLFYLNSGTHINPNEPYAEFWIGTHESGASFLDHGGLSLKEWISKNPDVLGDRVLNKWGGDLPFLFKVLSVEKALSIQAHPDKELARTLHKSQPSLYSDENHKPEMALALTEFEALCGFISLKELRNVLCTVPEIVDLVGGADAEQCFPVNEFGRSQEVKAIVESIFSQILLSSKDEICEIISRLKWRLNLEKKKRQLTDKEMLVLRLEGQYPDDAGVLAAFLLNYVKLNRGEALCIGANEPHAYIRGECIECMATSDNVVRAGLTSKHRDIQTLFSMLNRRQGFPQILKGISLNPYTTRYLPPFEEFEVDCCVIPQAASLVFPSVAGPSLFLFISGNGTLSAGFSKEQIVEEGEVLFVPAYMEFTIASQSKELHLYRAGVNSSFFQAF; this is translated from the exons ATGGCAGAAAACAATAACACGGAGatcaaaaagagaaagagaatgaTCAACAAGCCGTTGAGACTGCAATGTGCTGTCAAGAATTACAACTGGGGCATTGTTGGCAACAAGTCACACGTGTCTCGTCTGTTTTATCTAAATTCAGGAACCCACATTAACCCAAATGAGCCTTATGCTGAGTTCTGGATCGGGACTCATGAATCTGGGGCCTCCTTTTTGGATCATGGAGGTCTTAGTCTCAAGGAATGGATCTCTAAGAACCCTGATGTCTTGGGGGATCGAGTCTTGAACAAATGGGGCGGTGATCTTCCTTTTTTGTTCAAG GTGCTTTCCGTTGAGAAGGCATTGTCGATACAGGCGCATCCGGACAAGGAATTGGCAAGGACACTTCATAAGTCACAGCCGAGTTTGTACAGTGATGAAAATCACAAGCCTGAAATGGCATTGGCATTGACTGAGTTTGAGGCTTTGTGTGGCTTTATTAGCCTCAAG GAGCTTAGGAATGTGTTATGCACTGTTCCTGAGATTGTAGATTTGGTTGGAGGTGCTGATGCAGAGCAGTGTTTTCCTGTCAATGAATTTGGCAGGAGCCAGGAAGTGAAAGCTATTGTAGAGTCTATCTTCAGTCAAATTCTGTTGTCAAGTAAGGACGAAATTTGTGAGATCATATCTAGACTGAAATGGCGTCTGAATCTGGAGAAAAAG AAAAGACAGTTGACAGATAAGGAAATGTTGGTTCTGAGACTAGAAGGTCAATATCCTGATGATGCAGGTGTCCTAGCAGCATTTTTACTCAACTACGTTAAGCTAAATCGTGGTGAAGCATTGTGCATAGGGGCAAATGAGCCTCATGCCTATATCCGTGGTGAATGCATAGAGTGTATGGCAACCTCCGACAATGTTGTTCGAGCTGGCCTTACATCTAAACACAGGGATATCCAAACCCTGTTTTCAATGCTAAACCGTCGACAG GGTTTTCCGCAAATCTTGAAAGGAATCTCCTTGAATCCATACACAACAAGGTATCTACCACCATTCGAAGAATTTGAAGTGGATTGCTGCGTTATACCTCAGGCTGCATCACTGGTCTTTCCCTCAGTAGCCGGACcatctctttttctcttcatttccGGGAATGGTACACTATCTGCAGGGTTTTCTAAAGAACAGATAGTTGAAGAGGGTGAGGTTTTGTTTGTGCCTGCCTACATGGAGTTTACCATAGCTTCTCAATCAAAAGAGTTGCACTTGTACAGGGCTGGAGTTAACAGCAGTTTCTTTCAGGCtttttga